CGGCGGGGCGCGCACCGTTCGTGGTGTTCGCCGAGGATCGCACCCGCCCGATCAAGATGACTGACGCACTGCCGCAGCGCTGGATCGGGAATGGTGCGCCGACCGGCGTGCAGGGAACGGCACAGCGCGACGAGTATTTCGCCTTCCAGTTCGGCGTCTGGGCGCTGACCTCACTCGACTCGGTCCGAGTGGAGTTCGCTGCATTGCGCGGTCCGGCCGGGCGCACCATTGCCGCTCGCGCCTTCAACTGCATCACCACCGATGGCCGCGACTGGATCGGACGCCCGTTTCATCGTCGGGTGCAGGTCCCGGCCGGTGCGGTCGGCGCCGTGTGGTGCGGTCTGATGGTGCCGCGCGACGCGACTCCCGGTCGCTACACCGGAGGTGCGGTCGTCACTGCCGCAGCCGGGAAGCGCGTGTCGGTGCCGATTGCGCTCGATGTGGCGAAGTCGATGGCCGTGCGGCACGGCGACGATGAACCGTGGCGCCTCTCACGACTTCGCTGGCTCGATTCCCGCCTTGCGGCTGAGGGCGCGCCGACACCGCCTTACGCACCGGTGCGTGGGACACCGACGGGCGGCTTCACGCTCACGGGCCGCCGGGTCGTGATTGGTGCCACTGGTTTTCCACGGCAGATCAGCTCGTACTTCGATGGTGCGATGACCGGCCTCAGTGCACGCGCTCGGCCGATGCTCAGCGGACCAGTGGCCCTCGAGGTCGCGGATGCTCAGGGTGCAGTGCTGCCCTGGCGCAGCAGTCCGGTCCGTGTCGTCTCGCAGACCGCATCCCGGGTCAGCTTTGCGGCGGCGAGTCGCGCCGGTTCCCTCGCGCTCGCCGTGCGAGGCGAACTCGAGTTCGACGGCAATCTCGAGTACACGGTGGCGCTCACGGCCGATCGCCTCACCGCACTTGGTGATGTGCGGCTCGTCCTGCCGATGCAGCGAGATGTGGCGCGCTATCTGATGGGAATGAACAGCCCGGGCGGCGCGACACCCGAGCAGTACCAGTGGGCGTGGGACGTCAAGAAGAATCAGGACGCTGTCTGGCTCGGTGATGTCAACGCAGGTGTGCAGCTCACGCTCAAGGATGAGCGATACGTCCGCCCGCTCAACACCAACTTCTACCAGCTGCAGCCGCTGGTGATGCCGCGCTCGTGGTCCAACGGCGGCAAGGGCGGCTGCACCTTCGCCACCGCCGGTACCAGCTACCGGGCGACCTGCTTCGGCGGCGCACGCACACTCGCTCCGGGCGATACCCTCTTCTTCAACTTCCGTCTGCTGATCACGCCGTTCCACACCCTCGATCCCGATACGCACTTCGGCACCCGCTACTACCACGCCTTCAAGCCGGTCGACACGGTGCGTGCCGCCGGTGCCAACCTGGTAAACGTCCACCACGCGACCAGCATCAATCCGTGGATCAACTATCCCTTCCTTCGCCCTGAGGCGATGAAGGCCTACGCCGATTCGCTCCACGCCGCCGGAATGCGCTTCAAGGTGTACTACACCGTGCGCGAGCTGACCTACCACGCGCCGGAGCTCTGGGCGCTGCGCACCCTCGGCAGCGAAGTGCTGGCCTCCGGACCGGGCGGCGGGCATTCGTGGCTGCAGGAGCACGTGCAACGCGACTACATCACCGGCTGGGTGGTGCCGGAACTCCGCGACGTCGCGCTGGTGACGAGCGGTGTCTCGCGCTGGCACAATTTCTATGTCGAGGGAATGCAGTGGCTGACCGAACATGCCGGCGTCGATGGCATCTATCTCGATGATGTGGCGTTCGACCGGACGACGATGCAGCGGATCCGCCGCGTGCTGACCTCGCACGGAACGCCGGGTGAGCGGATCGATCTCCACTCGGCGAATCAGTTCAACAACAACGATGGCTTCGCGAGCTCCGCGAATCTCTACCTCGAGCATTTCCCCTACATCGACCGGCTCTGGTTCGGCGAATATTTCAACTACGACTCGCCGCCCGACTACTGGCTGGTCGAGCTCTCGGGCATTCCCTTCGGCCTGATGGGTGAGATGCTGCAGGGTGGTGGCAATCCGTGGCGCGGGATGCTCTTCGGGATGTCGGCCCGACTTCCGTGGGCCGGCGATCCTCGGGCGCTCTGGCAGGCCTGGGATGACTTCGGCATTGCTGGTGCGAAGCTCCGCGGCTGGTGGGCGCCCGATACACCGGTGCGAACCGGACGCCCCGACGTACTCGCGACGACGTACCAGCGCCCGAAGGGGTCGCTCGTTGCTGTCGCGAGCTGGGCCAAGGACACCGTCGATGTCCGGCTGCAGATCAACTGGCGCGCACTCGGCCTCGATTCCACCAGGGTGCGCATCGTGGCCCCGGCGATCGAGGGATTCCAGCCTGCCGCCACCTTCTCTCCCGGGGAGTCGATCCCGGTGGTGCCCGGCAAAGGGTGGTTGCTCCGGCTCCAGCCCTTTGACGCGCACGCGCGGCCCCGGTAGACTGACGAGTGCACCTAACCCGCCCAGCCACCCCATTTCGCCTCTTCCTTGTCCTGGGAATTCTCTCGGGTCGTGTAGCTGCGCCGCTCGCGGCGCAGTCCAATCCGGCGAAGCCGGCAGCGGCGCAGTCCAATCCGGCGAAGCCGGCAGCGGCGCAGTCCAATCCCGCGAAGCCGGCAGGGGCGCAGGCCAACCGTCGGGTCATCACCACCGACACCGAGTTCCTCAAAGAGCCGGGCGGGACCGGCCTGGTACGACTCGGTCGCACAACGCCGGTGATCGCGGGCACGACCAAAGGGACCTGGACCGAAGTCACGGTCGAGGGCTGGATCATCGGTAACGCGATGCGCGACGACAAACGCGATGGCTTTGATGTCGCGGTCAATCTCGCCGTCGGCTCGCCCCTTCGCGCCGTGATGGGTGGCGGCGCCACGCTCGGCCTCGCCCGCGCCGGCGCGCTCTTCAATCGGGTCGAAGTGAAATCGGGATGGGTTCACGTGCGGCGCACCGGCTGGGTGCCGAAGAGCGCCGTGGGGAACGCCGACAAGCCCGCGCCACCACCGCCGCCTCCGCCGCCACCCCCGGCTGCAGCCAAGCCCGACGCGTCGAAGCCGACCGCCTCGAAGCCGGAGGCCGCACCAACGGCCGGGACCGCCAACGCTTCCGGCGTAACTGTCGCTGCAGGGACGTCGCTTACCGCCCAGCCGAATGGCCCACCGATCGGCTCACTCGAAACGCCGGTGCACGCCGAAGTGCTGGAGCACCGCGCGGGGTGGAGCCGGGTCCGGATCGAGTCGTGGGTGCGCGATGCGGCCATTGGCGTCGCCAGCAGTGGCGGCATCACGGCGGCCGATATCCGGGCCGAGCCTGACAAGTTTGTCGGGCAGACGGTGGACTGGTCGCTGCAGGTCATCGCGGTACAGAAGGCCGATGAGCTCCGGCCGGAACTGCCACTGGGGCAGCCCTATGTGCTGGCGCGCGGACCGCTCCCCGAAACCGGCTTCGTCTATCTCACCGTAAGTGCGGATGACGCAGAGAAGTTCCGGGTGCTGCCACCACTCGCGCGGGTTCAGGTGCGCGCTACCATCCGCGCCGGAAAGACCCGTTTCCTTCCGACACCGGTCCTTACCTTCGTGCGCCGGCTCGATTGAGCCAGTGGAGGCGCCGTGAATGAACAATTGAAGGAGCGGTTGCTGCGGCGCCTCGAGACCCTCTCCGACGAGCGCGGCTTCCAGGTACTCGACTATGTCGAGTTTCTCGAAAGCAAATACGCCGAGCGTGCCGCGCCCAGCAACGTCTTCTCGAAGATCACTGACACGGTGACCGATGCGATGCGTGCGGGGAAGCTCTCTGCCGATGCGATCTCCGGCACCGTGGGTCTCTTCGATGGCGCGTCCAAGGTGATGAAGGGTGTCGCATCTGCCGCGCAGGCTGTGGTGGCCGAGGCTTCGAAGACCGCCCAGACCATCACTGCACCAAAGCCGGCTGCACCGGTAACTCCACCCGACGCGACTCCACCCAACGACAGCACCGGGAGCACGACGTGAGCGAGAAGTCGACCACCGAATTCGTCCGCGGCATCGGCCCGTGGCAGGCCATCTCCCTGGTGGTCGGGACGATGATCGGCTCGGGCATCTTCATCGTCTCGGCCGGGATCGGTCGCGAGGTGAACGCGTGGGGACCTGGCGGCCTGATGCTGGTGTGGATCCTCACCGGCTTCATGACGGTAGCCGGTGCGCTGGCCTATGCCGAACTCGCGGCGATGATGCCGAAGGCGGGTGGTCAGTATGTCTTCCTGCGCGACGGCCTCAGTCCGGCGGCGGGCTTTCTCTTCGGGTGGACGCTCTTCGCCGTGATCCAGACGGGTACCATCGCCGCGGTCGCGGTCGCGATGGCCAAGTATCTCGGCATCTTCTTCCCCGCGCTCACCGATACCATCACGGTCTCGCTCGGCAGCATCCATCTTCCCGGCACGACTGACGCGATTCCGATCGGCATCTCGGCGCAGCGCATCGTCGCGATCGCAAGCATCGTGATCCTGACTGCGATCAACGCGCGCGGTGTCTCACTCGGCGCGCGGTTGCAGACCTTCCTGACCGTGATCAAGTTCGCCGCACTGGCAATGCTGGTCGTGCTCGGCCTGCTCTTCTTCCGCAATGCCAGCGTGGCGTCGGCGAACTTCGGCCAGTTCTGGGGCACGGGTGACTGGAGCATTGCCATGCTGCCCGTGATCGGCGCGGCGATGGTCGGTTCGCTCTTCTCGAGTGACTCGTGGAACAACGTCACCTTCGCTGCGGCCGAAGTTCGCGAGCCCACGAAGAACCTGCCGCGCGCGCTGGCGCTGGGCACCGGGATCGTGACGCTGCTCTACATCCTCTCCAATGTGGCGTACCTCAACGTGCTGCCATTCGTTGGCGATGCGGCCGGTGCCGACGCGGTGTCGCGCGGGATTCAGCACGCCACGCAGGACCGGGTCGGTGCGGCCGCGGTCGAGGCCATGCTCGGTTCGGTCGGTGGCCTCGTGATGGCAGGCTTCATCGTGATCTCGACGCTGGGTTGCAACGCCGGCCTCGTACTCGCGGGTCCGCGCGTCTACTACGCGATGGCCAAGGACGCGCTCTTCTTCCGCAAGGCGGGTGAACTGCACCCGGTGCATCGGACCCCGATCTTCGGCCTCGTGACGCAGGCCACCTGGGCGTCGGTGCTCTGTCTGTCGGGCACGTACAACCAGCTGCTCGACTACGTCATCTTCGCGTCGGTGCTCTTCTACTTCCTGACCACGCTGGCCCTCTTCCGGCTCCGGAAGATCCAGCCCGACCTGCCGCGCCCGGTGAAGGCCTGGGGATACCCGGTGGTCCCGGGGCTCTACCTCGTGGCGGCGGCCGGCCTGATGGTGGTCCTGCTGCTGAAGAAGCCGCTCTTTACCTGGCCGGGTCTGATCATCGTGGCCCTGGGGATCCCGGTCTACCTGATCTGGCGCAAGAAGGAGTTCCCCGCCGCCGGTTGATTTCCGGCGGCGGCGCTCGCTATTCTTCCCGATGGAAATACCACGACTGGTCCCGGCGCGACGGTGGTCGCAGCAATGACACGGCTTCGCCCGGGCTACGCCCTCACGTTCGATGACGTTCTCCTGGTCCCGCGACATTCGAGTGTCCACCCTCGAACGGTCCTGACCGCCTCCCGCTTCACTCGCACCATCCCGCTCAATATTCCGCTCGTCGCGGCTGCGATGGACACGGTCACCGAAGCCGAAATGGCAATTGCCATGGCGCGCTCCGGCGGGATCGGCGTGATCCACAAGAACATGTCGATCGATCGGCAGGCCGCCGAAGTCGATCGCGTGAAGCGCAGTGAGAGCGGGATGATCCTCAATCCGATCACGCTCGGTCCCGAGCGACCGATTCGCGAAGCGCACGCGCTGATGCGTCGCTTCCGGATTTCCGGCGTGCCGATTGTCGACGGCAATGGCCGGCTCATCGGGATCATCACCAATCGCGACCTGCAGTTCGAGTCGAGCATGGATCGACCGATCGCCGATGCGATGACCAGTGAAGGGCTGATCACCGCTCCCGTGGGCACCTCGCTCGCCGATGCCGAAGCGATCCTCGCACGGCACCGCATCGAGAAGCTGCCGGTGGTCGATGGCGATGGCGTGCTCAAGGGTCTCATCACGGTCAAGGACATCTTCAAGCGTCGCGACCACCCCGATGCCAACAAGGACCAGCACGGCCGGCTCCGCGTGGCGGCAGCGGTCGGGGCAGGGGCCGAGGCGATGGCGCGCGCCGCAGCACTCGTCGGCGCCGGTGTTGATGTCATTGTCGTCGATTCCGCGCACGGTCACTCCGATGGCGTTCTCAACACGGTCGCCGACCTGCGCGAGATGTTCCCCGATATCCAGCTCGTGGGTGGCAACATCGCGACCGAGTCGGGTGCCCGCGCGTTGGTCGAGCGTGGTGTCGATGCCGTGAAGGTCGGCATCGGCCCGGGCTCGATCTGCACCACGCGCGTCGTCACTGGTGTCGGCGTGCCGCAGATCACTGCCATTGTCGATGCGGTGCGCGGCGCCGGCGACGTGCCGGTCATTGCCGATGGCGGCATCAAGTATTCGGGCGACGTCGTCAAGGCGCTCGCGGCCGGCGCGGCCTGCGTGATGATGGGCTCGATGCTCGCCGGCACCGAAGAGAGCCCGGGTGAGAGCATCCTGGCCGAGGGCCGGCGTTTCAAGTTGATCCGCGGCATGGGATCGATGAGCGCGATGCAGGACGGCTCGGCCGACCGCTACTTCCAGGATGGGGAGGTCTCGCCGTCCAAGCTCGTCCCCGAGGGGATCGAGGGCCGCGTGCCCTACAAGGGGCCGGTCTCCGACGTCCTCTTCCAGATGGTCGGTGGGCTTCGGAGCGGGATGGGGTACTGCGGCGTGGTCGACATCGCCGCCCTGCAGCGCGACACCGAGTTCGTCCAGGTGACTTCGGCTGGCCTCCGGGAGTCGCACCCCCATGATGTCACGATCACCCGGGAAGCGCCAAATTACAGCGTCTGACTAACCGGGGGCGATCGGGCTGATCTGGCCTGATCGCCTTCCGGCGCTTACGCTTAAGTCCTGTTCCACCCCCGTACCGCTTTACCACCCAGTTCAATGCCCTGCCTGTAACCTCAACGGGAGGAGTTCTCTCCTCCGGGGTCAAAGCCGTGAGCCTGTTCCGAACCAAGTCCATGACCGAAGTGATCCCCGACGATGAGGGCGGCCCCAGCCTCAAACGCTCCCTGTCGGCCACCAACCTCGTCCTCCTCGGCATCGGCGCGATCATCGGCGCAGGCATCTTCGTCCTCACCGGCACGGCAGCAGCGAACTTCGCCGGACCCGCCATCGTCATCTCCTTCGTCATCGCGGGCTTCGGCTGTCTCTTCGCCGGACTCTGCTACGCCGAGTTCGCGTCGATGATTCCGGTGGCCGGCAGCGCGTATACCTATGGCTACGCGACGCTGGGTGAGCTGGTCGCCTGGATCATCGGCTGGGACCTGATTCTCGAATACCTCTTCGCCGCGTCCACGGTCGCGGTGGGCTGGTCGGGGTATTTCACCGCGTTCCTCTCGTCGATCGGTCTCCACCTGCCGGCTGCCTTTGCTGGCGCACCGTTCACGGTGGAGGGCACCCACACGCTGGTGCGCGCGCAGCTCTGCGTTGACCCGGCGACCGGGGGCGTTGCCGTCGATGCGGTCTCCCGCACGGCCATCACGATTGCCGACTGTGTCTCGAAGGGCTTCACGCTCGGCCAGGGTGTGCTCAATGTGCCGGCGATGCTGCTGGTGCTCGCGCTCACCGCACTGCTGGTGCTCGGCATCAAGGAGTCGGCGCGCTTCAACAACGTGATCGTGTACGTCAAGGTCGCGATCGTCTTGCTGGTGATCTTCTTCGGATCGAAGTACGTCAACACCGCCAACTGGCATCCGTTCATCCCGGTCAACACCGGCGAGTCGGGCCACTTCGGCTGGAGCGGCATCCTCCGCGGCGCGGGCGTGATCTTCTTTGCCTACATCGGTTTCGATGCCGTGTCGACGGCCGCGCAGGAAGCGAAGAACCCGCAGCGTGACCTCCCGATCGGCATTCTCGGCTCACTCGCCGTCTGTACCGTGCTCTACATCGCGATGGCGCTGGTGATGACCGGCATGGCGCACTACAGCGAACTCAACGTGGCGCACCCGGTGTACGTCGCGATCGAGAAGGCCGGTCCGGCGCTCAAGTGGCTTGGCTTCCTCGTCAACATCGGTGCCATCGCCGGCCTCGCGTCGGTTGTGCTCGTCATGCTGATGGGCCAGCCGCGCATCTTCTATGCGATGTCGCGTGACGGCCTGCTGCCGAAGGTGTTCGGCAAGGTGCACGAGAAGTACGGCACGC
This portion of the Gemmatimonadota bacterium genome encodes:
- the guaB gene encoding IMP dehydrogenase: MTRLRPGYALTFDDVLLVPRHSSVHPRTVLTASRFTRTIPLNIPLVAAAMDTVTEAEMAIAMARSGGIGVIHKNMSIDRQAAEVDRVKRSESGMILNPITLGPERPIREAHALMRRFRISGVPIVDGNGRLIGIITNRDLQFESSMDRPIADAMTSEGLITAPVGTSLADAEAILARHRIEKLPVVDGDGVLKGLITVKDIFKRRDHPDANKDQHGRLRVAAAVGAGAEAMARAAALVGAGVDVIVVDSAHGHSDGVLNTVADLREMFPDIQLVGGNIATESGARALVERGVDAVKVGIGPGSICTTRVVTGVGVPQITAIVDAVRGAGDVPVIADGGIKYSGDVVKALAAGAACVMMGSMLAGTEESPGESILAEGRRFKLIRGMGSMSAMQDGSADRYFQDGEVSPSKLVPEGIEGRVPYKGPVSDVLFQMVGGLRSGMGYCGVVDIAALQRDTEFVQVTSAGLRESHPHDVTITREAPNYSV
- a CDS encoding glycoside hydrolase domain-containing protein, with amino-acid sequence MPRLCSARLLVLAATLAVTLPGILPGQTAPYRLGRWNADSLGNQRVVLHVDSTFDIAAVRARIAWRRRDPLPERKRIIVTDALGNRVSDLVALAVRADSGDVVFRPRAGMGEYYLYYMPYTGSVRSNYPKISYPAPDSSSNGEWLRDVHTRRDRLPAAQTVAFESADSMSLIWPMEVTATASEVAARRTAAGRAPFVVFAEDRTRPIKMTDALPQRWIGNGAPTGVQGTAQRDEYFAFQFGVWALTSLDSVRVEFAALRGPAGRTIAARAFNCITTDGRDWIGRPFHRRVQVPAGAVGAVWCGLMVPRDATPGRYTGGAVVTAAAGKRVSVPIALDVAKSMAVRHGDDEPWRLSRLRWLDSRLAAEGAPTPPYAPVRGTPTGGFTLTGRRVVIGATGFPRQISSYFDGAMTGLSARARPMLSGPVALEVADAQGAVLPWRSSPVRVVSQTASRVSFAAASRAGSLALAVRGELEFDGNLEYTVALTADRLTALGDVRLVLPMQRDVARYLMGMNSPGGATPEQYQWAWDVKKNQDAVWLGDVNAGVQLTLKDERYVRPLNTNFYQLQPLVMPRSWSNGGKGGCTFATAGTSYRATCFGGARTLAPGDTLFFNFRLLITPFHTLDPDTHFGTRYYHAFKPVDTVRAAGANLVNVHHATSINPWINYPFLRPEAMKAYADSLHAAGMRFKVYYTVRELTYHAPELWALRTLGSEVLASGPGGGHSWLQEHVQRDYITGWVVPELRDVALVTSGVSRWHNFYVEGMQWLTEHAGVDGIYLDDVAFDRTTMQRIRRVLTSHGTPGERIDLHSANQFNNNDGFASSANLYLEHFPYIDRLWFGEYFNYDSPPDYWLVELSGIPFGLMGEMLQGGGNPWRGMLFGMSARLPWAGDPRALWQAWDDFGIAGAKLRGWWAPDTPVRTGRPDVLATTYQRPKGSLVAVASWAKDTVDVRLQINWRALGLDSTRVRIVAPAIEGFQPAATFSPGESIPVVPGKGWLLRLQPFDAHARPR
- a CDS encoding amino acid permease gives rise to the protein MTEVIPDDEGGPSLKRSLSATNLVLLGIGAIIGAGIFVLTGTAAANFAGPAIVISFVIAGFGCLFAGLCYAEFASMIPVAGSAYTYGYATLGELVAWIIGWDLILEYLFAASTVAVGWSGYFTAFLSSIGLHLPAAFAGAPFTVEGTHTLVRAQLCVDPATGGVAVDAVSRTAITIADCVSKGFTLGQGVLNVPAMLLVLALTALLVLGIKESARFNNVIVYVKVAIVLLVIFFGSKYVNTANWHPFIPVNTGESGHFGWSGILRGAGVIFFAYIGFDAVSTAAQEAKNPQRDLPIGILGSLAVCTVLYIAMALVMTGMAHYSELNVAHPVYVAIEKAGPALKWLGFLVNIGAIAGLASVVLVMLMGQPRIFYAMSRDGLLPKVFGKVHEKYGTPWIATIITGVVAAIVAGMFPIALLGELVSIGTLLAFVIVCGGIWVLRVKRPELERPFRTPMVPLVPILGIAICGYMMYGLPADTWIRLAVWMAIGLVIYFGYGASHSRLGKRERGNA
- a CDS encoding amino acid permease; the protein is MSEKSTTEFVRGIGPWQAISLVVGTMIGSGIFIVSAGIGREVNAWGPGGLMLVWILTGFMTVAGALAYAELAAMMPKAGGQYVFLRDGLSPAAGFLFGWTLFAVIQTGTIAAVAVAMAKYLGIFFPALTDTITVSLGSIHLPGTTDAIPIGISAQRIVAIASIVILTAINARGVSLGARLQTFLTVIKFAALAMLVVLGLLFFRNASVASANFGQFWGTGDWSIAMLPVIGAAMVGSLFSSDSWNNVTFAAAEVREPTKNLPRALALGTGIVTLLYILSNVAYLNVLPFVGDAAGADAVSRGIQHATQDRVGAAAVEAMLGSVGGLVMAGFIVISTLGCNAGLVLAGPRVYYAMAKDALFFRKAGELHPVHRTPIFGLVTQATWASVLCLSGTYNQLLDYVIFASVLFYFLTTLALFRLRKIQPDLPRPVKAWGYPVVPGLYLVAAAGLMVVLLLKKPLFTWPGLIIVALGIPVYLIWRKKEFPAAG